One window from the genome of Cytobacillus oceanisediminis encodes:
- a CDS encoding baseplate J/gp47 family protein: MKKTFEEMLEDVLTRLRAQGGITETSPGSVARTFAEVILEEFSPFYDELDLAKAMGFVSTAQGAYLDLVAELINCVRLPEESDMDYRARIVNWVSVQQNANLTSLRIQVLQIDGVADVQFKRFTRGTGSFTCYVIPQVYPIENDLLTRVEAIVDEAAAYGMAAEIKTSEYKPVDINLNLIFTSKTTSLEREYIRNRVITNVGAYMKELNMGTSIIINEIVQRVMETSDQILDMEIKELTIADKQYFIKNVVPSKEERFFLRKISVV; this comes from the coding sequence ATGAAAAAGACCTTTGAAGAAATGCTGGAGGATGTCCTGACAAGGCTGAGAGCCCAAGGTGGCATCACGGAGACAAGCCCGGGTTCGGTTGCAAGAACATTTGCGGAAGTTATTCTTGAGGAGTTCAGTCCTTTTTATGATGAATTGGATTTAGCCAAAGCAATGGGCTTCGTGTCTACTGCACAGGGTGCGTATCTCGATCTGGTTGCGGAATTGATCAACTGCGTCCGTCTTCCCGAAGAATCTGATATGGATTACCGTGCAAGAATTGTCAATTGGGTAAGTGTCCAGCAAAATGCAAACCTCACTTCTCTCCGCATACAAGTCCTTCAGATTGATGGAGTAGCAGATGTTCAGTTTAAGAGATTCACTAGAGGAACTGGATCTTTTACATGCTACGTCATCCCCCAGGTATATCCTATCGAAAATGACCTTCTAACAAGAGTGGAAGCTATTGTTGATGAAGCAGCTGCTTATGGCATGGCTGCGGAAATTAAGACCAGCGAATATAAACCAGTCGATATTAACCTCAACCTAATCTTCACATCAAAAACAACTTCACTTGAAAGAGAGTATATCCGGAATCGTGTCATTACCAATGTTGGTGCATATATGAAGGAGTTGAACATGGGCACTTCCATCATTATTAATGAAATTGTCCAGCGTGTTATGGAAACAAGCGATCAAATTCTTGATATGGAAATCAAGGAACTGACCATAGCGGACAAGCAATATTTTATAAAAAATGTTGTTCCCTCAAAGGAAGAGCGGTTTTTCTTGCGTAAGATAAGTGTAGTTTAA
- a CDS encoding fibronectin type III domain-containing protein encodes MAKRPEGLSPNFNSIVSPQVPSSLIFSWSFIPQYSTDSQKSAQVKIYPKDSLAAIVTISAAAETEVNIAPYVNSFTLEDSYEWEVSVTASNNTIAQSGKKPFVFADVSLKGDLVWPAGPDPYEYIGTRRYFDEIRQNAIQVLGDYVNDSSEENHALENAVGLFSGDVVPARKDFTAIEHILNVIANKESSYRHEIDELVEDGLGSGDIHLIYSFFDRLTRIPPRAPSNIYMSFSSPADLVIEEGSAYNKGDSDLTVDVSWEPSVLTHGECSIHIGSELNEDISYYRFELDAGFNDYSVIYKLYYRVSDIESSGRRIDIPMSHVDFQHMSSAKTGKYVIRAYAIDKRDSSSSAYLKSYNVKVPLGVLSYRLRTQQRNLANTGTIRSYSDIYNGPNKAYVHTVTGKVDGLYTYAVKLFDINGDESPWFYIDSVITIDPLKPPPAPKPKLKAVDPDTVHFEWPAVTTAEHYEIDPQYGSGSTVTTKNLYIWYNGLTEKTKYTYKIRAVNRAGASAWVTMSGTTAAKPVYEHVQKSPTTRTWRTSYAIYKQNGRNVYPAAEYRTEMNNKEVIHGEWIELRDKYESGMYVKKGTRWGNHRSLFFLDYSGWQSKLKGKTIVSVQMYIKRYSFHHGYPDDGRFLYVWTHNYPNASYLPSEKNAPALANSYKVTNLDFDQGQGHWVTLPKSFGEKLRDGSIKGLALYHPDASKGPYSYMRFDARTFQLKIKYK; translated from the coding sequence ATGGCAAAACGGCCAGAGGGGCTATCCCCGAACTTTAACTCTATCGTTTCCCCGCAAGTTCCATCCTCATTAATCTTCTCCTGGAGTTTCATTCCTCAGTATTCAACTGATTCTCAAAAGAGTGCACAGGTAAAAATTTATCCCAAAGACTCATTGGCGGCCATTGTCACCATTAGTGCAGCCGCTGAAACTGAAGTAAACATTGCTCCGTATGTCAATTCTTTCACTTTAGAGGATTCTTATGAATGGGAAGTTAGTGTGACAGCTTCGAATAATACCATTGCACAAAGCGGGAAAAAGCCTTTTGTATTTGCTGATGTATCCCTGAAAGGAGACTTAGTGTGGCCGGCTGGTCCAGATCCTTATGAGTACATTGGGACACGACGCTACTTTGACGAAATTAGACAGAATGCCATACAGGTATTGGGAGACTACGTAAATGACTCCAGTGAAGAAAACCATGCACTTGAAAACGCTGTCGGCCTTTTTTCTGGCGATGTAGTTCCTGCCAGGAAGGATTTTACGGCGATTGAACATATATTGAATGTAATTGCTAATAAGGAAAGTTCTTACCGCCATGAAATTGATGAACTGGTCGAAGATGGGCTGGGTTCTGGTGACATTCACTTGATCTACAGCTTTTTTGACCGATTGACAAGAATTCCTCCCCGGGCACCATCCAATATATATATGTCATTTTCCAGCCCTGCAGATCTTGTAATTGAAGAGGGCAGTGCCTATAACAAAGGTGATTCTGACCTGACAGTAGATGTTTCATGGGAACCATCTGTTCTTACACATGGTGAATGCAGCATCCACATTGGAAGTGAATTAAACGAGGATATTTCTTATTACCGTTTTGAGCTGGACGCTGGTTTTAATGACTACAGTGTAATCTACAAGCTGTATTACCGAGTCAGCGATATTGAAAGCAGCGGAAGAAGAATAGACATCCCCATGAGCCACGTTGATTTTCAACACATGTCAAGTGCAAAGACAGGTAAATACGTGATCAGGGCATATGCCATCGATAAACGGGATTCGTCATCCAGCGCTTATTTAAAGTCATATAATGTCAAGGTTCCTCTTGGAGTATTGAGCTACCGTTTAAGAACTCAACAAAGAAACCTGGCCAATACAGGGACCATTCGGAGTTATTCCGATATTTACAATGGTCCAAATAAAGCTTATGTTCATACTGTTACAGGAAAAGTGGACGGGCTTTACACATACGCAGTTAAGCTTTTTGATATAAATGGAGATGAAAGTCCATGGTTTTATATTGATAGTGTTATCACCATTGACCCTCTGAAACCTCCTCCGGCACCAAAGCCAAAATTAAAAGCTGTAGACCCCGATACTGTTCACTTTGAATGGCCGGCTGTTACTACTGCTGAACACTATGAAATTGATCCTCAATATGGTTCTGGCTCCACGGTTACGACCAAAAATCTCTATATCTGGTATAACGGGCTCACAGAAAAGACAAAGTACACTTACAAGATTCGGGCAGTCAATAGGGCAGGAGCTTCTGCCTGGGTTACAATGTCCGGCACAACTGCTGCGAAACCAGTATACGAACATGTGCAGAAATCTCCCACAACCCGAACATGGCGTACGAGCTATGCAATTTACAAGCAGAATGGGAGGAATGTCTACCCGGCTGCCGAATATCGGACTGAAATGAACAATAAGGAAGTTATACATGGTGAGTGGATAGAGCTTCGGGATAAATACGAAAGCGGCATGTACGTAAAAAAGGGAACTCGGTGGGGGAATCATAGGTCATTATTTTTCCTTGATTATTCAGGCTGGCAAAGCAAGCTTAAGGGAAAGACCATCGTGAGCGTTCAAATGTACATCAAGCGTTATTCATTTCATCATGGATATCCAGATGACGGAAGATTCCTATATGTATGGACGCATAACTATCCGAATGCCTCATATCTTCCTTCTGAAAAGAATGCTCCTGCCCTTGCAAACTCATACAAAGTGACCAATCTTGACTTTGATCAGGGGCAAGGCCACTGGGTGACTCTCCCGAAATCCTTCGGTGAGAAATTAAGGGATGGATCCATAAAAGGACTTGCCCTTTATCATCCTGATGCATCAAAAGGACCTTACTCCTACATGCGTTTTGATGCTAGAACATTCCAGTTGAAAATCAAGTATAAGTAG
- a CDS encoding LysM peptidoglycan-binding domain-containing protein, with protein MAQYQRNFYSSSLYGRINAFYGEYLTEVFDGQEPFSSKVNASILVQLPSVFYSANQREFSMPTVNSWTLQGSDLKTRTINAPLEFLGTGDSPEVHVRMQSQGIQNIEAKLYKEEEAAGTFQWALKQTKSIPTLSQISAGQIAKIVFDPFGYGNYKIVIAAKNSTGDAIVAGVKIRTSDLTVSIRTSANKSTWSNWEALTLTRQVQGGEAFLVSGQSSITYSNIRYVQGKIELYASDSKTSPVIDRVELRSDDSGLYDYNGEYTVKLDMAQVATLSGKQFKHMDRIRWTENIPAPAEMVIRSSSSRDNIFWGPISAPYKKNTKRLRLKRGITSHSLTLGPINEGARFSYGRTAEILSWNTQAYSPKDPSDTKISYIFSKTKSDQRNPLNKLKEIGNPMNVSDRSLLFSPQPYFLTVELTRSAVRGTPVVDLIDIDQMIQYTEKAHVIDKDITAVDGEGNGIKGLQKIGDYAFVYPSPAGHIAFNQDSINRTGLLYSLSDNTKRPNDVQIYFKSEEKKGTRTNTSNLASDEVIAKVIHRRMEMGEKTGIISHYQYGAGRVQYLRPYDREVDSTFTPSLNEKKRYRYFLKNGWPSDTHIVVQGQTMADVANMYEADANEINALNGGNILANEDGTLVKGQSIKIPNNTSNADVSLRFKNGTAYTMKSSHNALYDQSVGLNIEDFSSEQISVSVPAAPPKGYVDWVSEEKIYSGVINFNDIREEFVRTQFNRSSYADFTREYTVQAGETWDSVAAKHDIHSFDLKLLNEGTDLQEGVVLKIPPNIILPALAPEAEFDGDNPYEVSIIPDSVHKKSGQRVDESFIPIDWEGKHLPLTVTYRDSEVLTAELTRGSDKNGMDPLPLSHVNRIVSIKRGTVTYHEWNGSFGDFKLTSNYIDWSPNLSGSLEPAAGEAYTVTYIRSEVDTLRIHLDTNYYEKSGADIVWRSPEVKVFDGVCTPSEDFRMELPSPESFEGYSAIYQNVGYVIEDNDLWVVTKIENSGDKMYLVGTLNGKDPAKNWHPTINTGYYYLKEQEHYLYSEPMKTVLDEKELPAAINIEYVNGAGGIGALLLPSGQNIVKDSVFEATEFKNAKVFSSSTI; from the coding sequence TTGGCTCAATACCAACGTAATTTTTACTCGAGTTCTTTATATGGCCGAATTAATGCTTTTTACGGGGAATACCTGACAGAAGTATTTGACGGACAGGAACCTTTCAGTTCAAAAGTAAATGCATCTATTCTGGTGCAGCTGCCGAGTGTATTCTATTCTGCAAACCAACGGGAATTTAGTATGCCAACGGTAAACTCATGGACATTACAAGGGTCGGATCTCAAAACCAGAACGATTAACGCACCATTAGAGTTTTTAGGCACAGGAGACAGCCCGGAAGTTCATGTGCGGATGCAAAGTCAGGGGATACAGAATATCGAAGCAAAGCTATACAAAGAGGAGGAAGCGGCAGGTACATTTCAATGGGCATTGAAACAAACCAAGTCAATTCCTACGCTTTCCCAGATAAGTGCTGGGCAAATTGCCAAAATAGTATTCGACCCGTTTGGCTACGGCAACTACAAAATTGTGATTGCTGCCAAGAATTCTACAGGAGATGCAATTGTTGCAGGTGTAAAAATCCGGACAAGTGATTTGACAGTTTCTATCAGGACCTCTGCGAACAAATCTACTTGGTCCAATTGGGAAGCCCTTACTCTTACCAGGCAAGTACAGGGTGGTGAAGCATTTCTTGTTTCAGGGCAGTCGAGCATTACTTACTCTAATATTCGGTATGTTCAAGGAAAAATAGAGCTTTACGCATCCGATAGCAAAACATCACCTGTTATTGACAGGGTAGAGCTTCGTTCTGATGACAGCGGGCTTTATGATTATAACGGGGAATATACGGTGAAGCTTGATATGGCTCAGGTAGCTACTCTTAGTGGGAAACAATTTAAACATATGGACCGAATCAGATGGACTGAGAACATTCCAGCTCCTGCAGAGATGGTTATCCGCTCGTCTTCAAGCCGTGATAATATTTTCTGGGGTCCAATCAGTGCCCCATACAAGAAAAATACTAAACGACTTCGACTAAAAAGGGGAATTACCTCTCATTCCCTGACGCTCGGTCCAATCAATGAGGGAGCCAGATTCTCATATGGCAGAACTGCCGAAATCCTCTCCTGGAATACCCAGGCTTATTCTCCGAAAGATCCGAGTGACACTAAAATCTCCTACATTTTCTCAAAAACAAAATCAGATCAGCGCAACCCGCTTAATAAATTGAAGGAAATCGGAAATCCGATGAATGTCAGTGACCGTTCATTATTGTTTTCCCCACAGCCATATTTCCTGACTGTTGAATTAACCCGTTCTGCAGTAAGGGGAACTCCAGTTGTTGATTTAATCGATATAGACCAGATGATTCAGTACACTGAAAAGGCGCATGTAATTGATAAAGATATAACAGCGGTGGATGGTGAAGGGAATGGAATTAAAGGGTTGCAGAAGATAGGTGACTATGCATTTGTTTATCCTTCGCCCGCAGGGCATATTGCCTTTAATCAGGATTCCATTAACCGTACCGGCTTACTTTACAGCCTCTCCGATAATACAAAACGTCCAAATGACGTCCAGATATACTTCAAGTCCGAAGAGAAGAAGGGAACAAGGACCAACACTTCTAACCTAGCTTCAGATGAGGTCATTGCAAAAGTCATCCACAGAAGAATGGAGATGGGGGAAAAGACAGGAATTATCAGCCACTATCAATATGGTGCAGGCCGAGTACAATATCTCCGCCCTTACGATAGGGAGGTAGATTCGACCTTTACTCCGTCTCTCAATGAAAAGAAAAGATACCGCTATTTTCTAAAGAATGGGTGGCCAAGTGATACGCACATTGTTGTCCAAGGACAAACAATGGCTGATGTGGCAAACATGTATGAGGCAGATGCAAATGAAATTAATGCCCTTAATGGCGGGAATATATTGGCCAATGAAGATGGCACATTAGTGAAAGGCCAGTCCATTAAGATTCCCAACAATACATCCAACGCAGATGTTTCACTAAGGTTCAAGAATGGTACAGCCTACACAATGAAATCCAGCCACAATGCATTATATGATCAGTCTGTTGGCCTTAATATAGAGGATTTCTCAAGTGAACAGATTTCTGTCAGCGTGCCTGCTGCTCCGCCAAAAGGATATGTGGATTGGGTGTCGGAAGAGAAAATATATAGTGGTGTCATTAACTTTAACGACATTCGAGAGGAATTCGTCCGCACACAATTCAATCGAAGCTCTTATGCAGACTTTACTAGGGAGTACACGGTCCAAGCCGGTGAAACTTGGGATAGTGTTGCAGCTAAGCATGATATTCATTCCTTTGATCTGAAGCTTCTGAATGAAGGCACGGACCTGCAAGAAGGTGTCGTTTTAAAAATCCCGCCTAATATCATTCTACCAGCATTGGCACCGGAAGCTGAATTTGATGGTGATAATCCATATGAGGTATCCATCATTCCTGATTCGGTCCATAAAAAGAGCGGACAAAGAGTAGATGAATCCTTTATTCCGATTGATTGGGAAGGGAAACATCTGCCATTGACCGTAACCTACAGGGACTCAGAAGTGCTGACGGCCGAACTGACAAGGGGAAGTGATAAGAATGGGATGGATCCCCTCCCGCTAAGTCATGTAAATCGGATTGTTTCCATTAAAAGGGGAACCGTGACCTACCATGAATGGAATGGAAGTTTTGGTGACTTCAAGCTAACAAGCAACTATATTGACTGGTCTCCCAATCTTTCAGGAAGCCTGGAGCCAGCAGCTGGTGAAGCCTATACAGTTACCTATATCCGGTCTGAAGTAGACACATTAAGAATCCACCTGGATACCAATTATTATGAAAAATCAGGAGCGGATATTGTATGGCGCTCACCAGAGGTAAAAGTCTTTGATGGGGTTTGTACCCCTTCGGAAGATTTCAGGATGGAGCTGCCTTCACCTGAGTCCTTCGAAGGCTACAGTGCAATCTACCAAAATGTCGGATATGTTATAGAAGATAACGATTTATGGGTGGTAACCAAGATTGAAAACAGTGGCGATAAGATGTATCTTGTCGGGACGCTTAATGGAAAAGATCCGGCTAAAAACTGGCATCCAACCATTAATACAGGCTATTACTATCTAAAAGAGCAGGAACATTACCTCTATTCCGAGCCAATGAAAACAGTTTTGGATGAAAAAGAGTTGCCAGCTGCTATTAACATTGAATATGTAAATGGCGCAGGAGGCATTGGTGCACTTCTTCTGCCAAGCGGGCAGAATATAGTTAAGGATTCTGTGTTTGAGGCAACAGAATTTAAAAATGCTAAGGTATTTTCAAGTAGCACTATTTAA
- a CDS encoding transglycosylase SLT domain-containing protein, whose protein sequence is MADKDKQQYNKDSYVKKLKEAKKSYEERKSYLKEFSLKKKKKSSSSASGGEDTGVANIQLHGEMPTIAKYKGPDNYYDKIIGENYQTGLKAKLAGTDKWNDAIFEQAGKAGVNPLLVKIIMATETGGKHSSKPNAYNCVGLMQVEYDTAKSQGLSWDKVRNDPVYNIYAGCLVIKGKHNYVNSIIKNNGDRYRRYKSQGYELKPNVHGVAWLYNGFSVPSNGSSKVTSGGYIYANQVAAMYKGFGRDPFVDTALTLNSLGDIKVASSSASSSTARSLGGPTMASIKSERDTETSFEAPLRTKDEEEILFLQQQSYSYRVPVGKIKGNYFQAPDYIREKYVSDRKLSRLFAEKVDYAPLPSSEFIHLSGPQENYYAPEAQEVFSLLKARLGYRQLVVARGYEPLGESNDSSHSIGIAMDIFAPTAEEAIRIADTAWLLGVRSIAIGPKFVHVDVGPESVWGYDNLAEYRGPGSVRVGGIQHGYR, encoded by the coding sequence ATGGCCGATAAAGACAAGCAACAGTACAACAAGGATAGTTATGTAAAGAAACTGAAGGAAGCCAAAAAATCATATGAAGAACGAAAAAGCTACTTAAAAGAGTTCTCCTTGAAGAAAAAGAAGAAAAGTTCAAGCAGTGCAAGCGGAGGAGAGGATACGGGTGTTGCCAATATTCAGCTCCATGGCGAAATGCCAACCATTGCTAAATATAAAGGGCCTGACAATTATTACGATAAGATTATAGGTGAAAATTATCAGACCGGATTAAAAGCAAAGCTGGCAGGAACCGATAAGTGGAATGATGCAATTTTTGAGCAAGCTGGGAAAGCCGGAGTTAATCCTTTGCTTGTCAAAATCATTATGGCAACCGAAACCGGTGGAAAGCACAGTTCCAAGCCTAATGCCTATAATTGTGTAGGTTTGATGCAGGTTGAATATGATACAGCTAAATCACAGGGACTATCATGGGATAAGGTCCGAAATGATCCGGTTTACAATATCTATGCGGGCTGCCTTGTTATTAAGGGCAAGCATAACTACGTCAATTCCATTATCAAAAATAATGGGGATAGATACAGAAGATATAAAAGCCAAGGGTATGAACTAAAACCCAATGTCCATGGTGTAGCCTGGCTATACAACGGTTTTAGTGTACCAAGCAATGGGAGCAGTAAAGTAACATCAGGTGGCTATATCTATGCCAATCAGGTCGCTGCTATGTATAAGGGATTCGGAAGAGATCCTTTTGTTGATACGGCACTGACTCTAAATAGCCTTGGTGATATCAAAGTTGCTTCTTCCTCAGCGAGTTCCTCTACTGCCCGCTCATTAGGTGGGCCAACAATGGCCTCCATTAAATCAGAGAGGGATACGGAAACCTCTTTCGAAGCTCCACTTCGTACTAAAGATGAAGAAGAAATCCTTTTCCTCCAGCAGCAGAGTTATTCCTACCGTGTCCCTGTAGGGAAAATAAAAGGCAATTACTTTCAAGCGCCTGATTATATCCGTGAGAAGTATGTGTCTGACCGAAAACTATCGCGCCTTTTTGCAGAAAAGGTTGATTATGCTCCTCTTCCTTCCAGTGAATTTATTCATTTGTCAGGACCGCAGGAAAACTATTACGCTCCCGAAGCACAGGAAGTATTCTCATTGCTAAAAGCAAGACTGGGATATAGGCAGCTGGTTGTGGCAAGAGGGTATGAACCGCTTGGAGAATCAAACGATAGTTCTCATTCTATTGGAATAGCAATGGATATTTTTGCTCCAACTGCAGAAGAAGCCATTCGGATTGCTGACACAGCATGGCTGCTGGGCGTCCGTTCTATTGCGATAGGCCCAAAATTTGTCCATGTCGATGTCGGTCCAGAATCGGTATGGGGTTATGACAACCTTGCAGAATACAGGGGGCCAGGAAGTGTAAGGGTAGGAGGGATTCAGCATGGCTACAGATAA
- a CDS encoding M23 family metallopeptidase yields MATDKQKYNKEKYAKKLKDAREAYKVRKEYLSTKKLNRDLVAGWEEEETAESEDTGSAVSEPDGGIGNFVGSGELVAPVEAKSYRYTSGYGRRWGTMHWGVDLGPAQKGARNCKILAAGDGVVVAAGPAGGFGQWIVIKHSDKLYTIYGHMPKSSMKVKIGDRVKKGQHIALMGDEGESQGVHLHFETTRDFRNRKGKGKDGKYNTFDPEEMVDIRSGMLSMTFTKEIAEKSDFKIAANASFQEEAGHEGEEHMHADYGNLIEPLPPEGKLIDQAYRESYVYRPIASGSSSLTREAFLYERIGWGRTTNYRGYHHLNKKRFVHQGIYDGYEGNLYSPDAKNVFESLLLKTKKPYFEIVSGFRYSESGQLSPHEAGCAMDILVGDIDEVREIADCAWLLGIRSIAIGGNFEQNKGFVHLDIAPKGKDFSYDGIPIYGGPGKWVMK; encoded by the coding sequence ATGGCTACAGATAAGCAGAAATACAACAAAGAAAAGTATGCCAAAAAGCTGAAAGATGCCAGGGAAGCCTATAAGGTTCGAAAAGAATATCTTTCTACCAAAAAACTAAATCGGGACCTCGTGGCGGGCTGGGAGGAAGAAGAAACTGCAGAAAGTGAAGATACAGGAAGTGCTGTTTCTGAGCCAGATGGCGGGATTGGCAATTTTGTAGGCAGCGGAGAGCTGGTTGCACCAGTAGAAGCAAAGTCGTACCGCTATACTTCGGGATATGGACGCAGATGGGGAACCATGCACTGGGGTGTTGACCTTGGCCCCGCCCAAAAGGGAGCCCGAAACTGTAAAATCCTTGCGGCCGGTGATGGAGTAGTAGTTGCAGCCGGACCTGCTGGCGGTTTCGGCCAATGGATCGTTATTAAGCATTCAGATAAGCTTTATACCATTTATGGGCATATGCCTAAGAGCTCCATGAAAGTAAAAATTGGAGACAGGGTAAAGAAAGGTCAGCACATCGCTTTAATGGGTGATGAAGGGGAGTCTCAGGGTGTCCACCTTCACTTTGAAACCACAAGGGATTTCAGAAACCGCAAAGGGAAAGGGAAGGACGGAAAATATAATACTTTCGATCCCGAAGAAATGGTAGATATCCGAAGCGGAATGCTCAGCATGACATTTACTAAGGAGATTGCGGAAAAATCCGACTTTAAGATTGCAGCCAATGCAAGTTTTCAAGAGGAAGCTGGCCATGAAGGCGAAGAGCACATGCATGCAGACTATGGAAACCTGATCGAGCCGTTGCCTCCTGAAGGAAAGTTGATAGATCAGGCTTACAGAGAGTCGTATGTTTATAGACCAATAGCTTCGGGTTCATCCAGCTTAACAAGGGAAGCCTTTCTTTATGAAAGAATCGGCTGGGGGCGCACCACAAATTATAGGGGCTATCACCATTTGAATAAAAAACGGTTTGTTCATCAAGGCATTTACGATGGATATGAGGGGAATTTATACTCTCCCGATGCAAAAAACGTGTTTGAAAGCTTGCTTTTGAAGACGAAAAAACCTTACTTTGAGATAGTTAGCGGATTTAGGTATAGTGAATCAGGTCAATTATCTCCCCATGAAGCAGGATGTGCCATGGATATTCTTGTAGGGGATATTGATGAGGTTCGGGAAATTGCAGACTGCGCTTGGCTTCTGGGTATCCGCTCAATAGCCATTGGAGGAAATTTTGAGCAGAACAAGGGATTTGTCCACCTGGATATAGCGCCAAAAGGAAAAGATTTTAGCTATGATGGTATTCCGATATATGGTGGTCCAGGAAAGTGGGTGATGAAATGA